The genomic segment TTGTCCAGATGGTGCTGTTGTTGCATATGCATGGAAACGTCAACTTGCTGGTCAGGCTGGTGCATCTGCTGTAGACAGAACTCGGTAAATATTATTTCATTAACATGGCCCAATCAATTCGTATTTTGTTTATTAATGTCTTATTGGTATTCTTTGTGGATGCAATATATTGCTAGAGGTTAGGAGCCTCTAGCTAGATTTGATCTCATCATGTCCTGTCTTTGCTTTTTTTCGAAAGTCAACCTCTTTGTCAGATTGTAAAATATTGCACTGTGCCGACCTTCATAAAAGGACGAATTTGCATAGTTTCTGCTAAATGGAACTCCTGAACAGTGAATAGAGAGGTTACAAGTCTGAGAATTCTAAATATTCAGCTTTTGAGTTGCATACTGTTATCTCCTCAGGAAAAGGACAAACAGATATAAAAAATGACTTAAATGTAGCTTTGTAGGTTATGTGTAGTTAACCTCTGTAATCCTTTGCTGCACATGTATAATGATGTGTTTGCTGGGTTTAAGAACGGAGCTTCATTACATAGCCCATGCCAGTTTGGGGCTTCTCTTTATGTGCTTTAGAGCCATAATTTGCTGGTTATACCGTATTGTTCTTTTGTATTAGCAGGTGTTTGTGTTGTTAAGTCAAATTATACGAGTTTCTTTGATGATCTGACACGTAAGTAATTGGTTCTGGGTTCTTATTGCTACCTATGTTACACGGACTCACCATTCACCCCAGGCGCACCCGTGTCGGATATGACACGGGTATGGGTATGGAATCTGTACCTGATGTggtaaaatttttttggataCGTTGACTATTGTGAGATGTACGAGATGTGATGTTGATGGCAGAGAAGAGATGGACAAGAAGTCACATGAGATGGTAAGAGAGTGGAAGAGGAAGAAGGGTGGCTTTGCGGAGGAGAAACAAAGAAGGAGAAAGCTGCTAGAGATTTGAATAGAAAAATACTCACGACACCTGCTGTATTTTCGCTTGATACATACGAGCTGTTGATTCTCTTTCATTGGTGGATATGGGATTGTAGCAACGATTGCATCTAAGAGTAAGAGTGGCTTTGTTTTTGGAGAAGAGGTGCTGTGTTTGATTCGTTTTAAATGCTCTGTAAATGAGGTGACGGCACTGCTGAATGAGGGATGAGGAATATAGggtttgaaaatgatatttatttTGCAACTAAATCCCTGTATTTTGACTTTAATTATCATTTTCAACAAGTAACTTAAGCTCTTTACAATTTTGCactttttaatataatttcaGCCCCTCATACTTGAAAATATTACCTTTCTAACCAAGCTTATGGTTCTTTTCAACCTAATTGCacatttaattgaaattttttattaaaatactcTTTATACGTCACTGTGCATAAATTTTAGAATgatttatttctaaaaatcttaTCCATCTATGAGTTTAAGGAGCGCACCCCCGCACTTGTACCCAAAATTGGACACATATCTCCGGATCCTACAATTTTCAAATATGCGAATTTGACACTTCGACAGGCACCCATATCCGACCCCCGCACCTGAGTCCATGTAACATAGATTGCTACTTCTGAATTCTCCAATCCCCAGTTTTTCTGAGAAATTCTTAGTGTAAGTCGAGGAAATAAGAGGACTGAAATTGAGCACATTACAATTCACTGGCTGCTGGCCTGTAGCAGCTGTATGGCATTCAAGTCATGGGTTGCGGGTTTATTCCTAAGGTTGATAAGTACTTGGTGATATAACAGTTAATAGCATTAAATGGTGTGCTGGCATGTAAATATGTATCCTACGTAGTGGCTCTGTTAGCATATAACCAACCTTAGCTCAATTTAGTCTTTGATTTTCTCTTCAATGGTGTATCTTTTGCCTTCTTTGTTAGCTGTCGAATGCTATTCTCTCTCTTCTGAATTATAGGTTTGGAATGTCTGCAGGTTGGCTCTCAAGGCTTTCACTGATCAGAAAAGAAGATTTTTTCCTCACCTTGATGATGCTGCTAGTGTGGAATCTGCTAAAAAGAAACATTGTGCTCCTGTAGTGTTAGAAGAGCTAAGTGAACTGAGAACACTATCAGATATTCTTACCCTTGTAGAAAAAGAGGTCCCAAATGTCAAAACTTCTACATACCAGCGTTTGGAATGGTTGAAAAGAGCTTCCTTGCTTCCTTCTTGTGAAAGTTCAATCGAGTCTTCAAAGGATCATGGATTTCATAGTAAATTTAGACAGGGATCAGTAAGCAATGTCACTGCTGATAAGGTTTCTGTAATTGAATTGCTGTTTCCGTCTATTTTTAGAGCTATAATATCATTGCACCCATCCGGTTCCACTGTTCCTGATGCTGTGGCTTTCTTCTCACCAGATGAGGTGATCTTAGTTTTCAGATGCACAAATGTCTTGAATTCGTCATTGCTGTGGTATTCTAGTTTGATTCATGTGTTTAATGTTCCATGCATAAGTCATTGTTGCCATGAAGTGGTTGAATGCTATGGATGTTTCATGAGCAAATTGAATATCTACCTGTAGAGAACCTATGTTAATGAATTCTTAGGTATATTCTGCTATTGAGATTAACATTTGATATCTGTGAAGTTAAGTGTGATTGTTTAAATTAGAACAAAAGCAGCACAcacactataaaaaaaaaagagaacaaaaaaaaaaaaaaaatctagcaaTGCAGTCTGAATGACAAGTTGGTAGGATGCATGATGATAAGTTACATTGTGTTCGGGCTTACAATTTCTTTTGCTTATGAGTTAATGTGTTCCTTTTGTAGAAAAAGAACTGGTAAAGTTCATTTCAAACAACTTAAAGTTTTATTAGCATCTTTTGTATCCAACACGGAATTTATTTGGTACGCACATGGTAGATGAGATGGCAAATGTTGTGAACTAGGAAAGGACTTTTTATCCTACCATTGGCAAATGGGGTGATATGCAAATGTGATGTTTCTAAAggatacacacacacacacacactcacacttCCTGTTTTGGTTATGGCATCCATTTGTTCTTTTCATGAACTCGTTTCTAAAATCTTCATTAATATTGGCTAAAAGAATATGCAATTGATTAGGTGTATGGCATTTGCAACATGGTGTAATTTTGTCTATTGTGTTTTTCCCAGTATATACATTTTAACGTTCATAAACTGTCCAGGGTTTTAGCATTTGTGACTGCAGCCTACTCGATCTGGAGATGTTTTCGCAATGAATGCTGTATATGGTTTAATACATGCAAAGCTTATGAATTACTTTTCAACCAATCAAAAGTTAATACGATCTAGATTTTTTGGAATTGATTGTCGCGGTATGACATATTGttcatttgaagaaaagaagacTTTGCGTAGAAAAACAGAATCTTTTGGTGAAAATGGGAATGgataaaatttgaaagaaatgcTGTTTTAATAATTAACAGAATTGTGTACAAGGAACACAATTTTGCAATATTTGAGTTTCGACCATTCTTTCTAACTATAGGTCTGCATGTTAGCACTGTGCTGGACTCAACTGGCTCACTTGGCATTGGCACTTTTAAACGTTAAACTGATTTGATTTAGTGTACTAATCAAGCTCAAAAATAGTCATTATGAGCTTGACTAAACTTACTCCCTTGTGTTGTCTCGACTCCATAATTTGATGGATTACTTAGCAAGATAGGTTCCAGCTAACTCCTATCTGAAACAGTATTACAAAATGTGGTATAATAGATTTTGTTAAGAAGAAGCCTAGTAGATCTGCAAAATCTTTGTTCTAAAATCATGTTCTTTGTTATGCTGCTTTAAAATAGATAAAAGGTGTTCTTGGTTCTCTGtctctcctccctccccccATTAGTTTTGAGTTTGCAAAACATCctccccatttttttttctccgtttatctttctttttggtTAGTTGTAAAACTTGTGGAATATTTTGTATCTTGTTTCTTCTGCTTATTTAAACactgttttttaattttagagTAATGATAACTTTTGACGGATTACTATTTTTTTGCTTGTAAAGGGTGGCAGCTACATGCATGCTAGGGGGTTTTCAGCTTATAATGTATTTCGGCATATTACGGTATGGCTTTGGCTACCATTTGCATGTGGCCATACATTCTTATTGGCACAGTTTTGCTGGTGTTGTTGATGGAATTTGACATTGATTTATCATTGATGGAATGCACTAATATTTCCCTGTAACAGGAACATGCTTCCTTGGCTTTGCAATATTTTGTTGGTATTAATGCTGAAACAGCCTTATATACTCTATTGgtaattataatttttctaaagatttgatagttggtaacatacaattttatttttgccttGCTGTGACGAAACCAtaagtcaaaattttgatatattttgttatgttcttgaagcattggGTTTGCAGCTATCGGACTATCCTTACAAAAGTTTGCAGGTGAAATTTCTCTTACTGTTTTGGTCGTTATGCTGCTATTCCCTCTAGATATTAAATCCTGAATGGGTTCTGTGCAGCAAGTGCGGCCGACTGCTAACTATGGACCAACAATCAGGGTTATTATTGCCCCCAGTTTTTCGGCCCTACCGACATTTTTCTGCTGGTAAAGTTTCATCCAAGAGTTCCTCAAGTGAGGATCAAAGTGCCAATCCCATAGAAGCTTTTCATGTTGCCTGCTATTCAGAAGCGGCATAAGCTAGTTTATACATTTGAACCACTGTTAATCATAGGCTTGTCTCTAGTGTATGTACACAGAATGAAGTAATAGGTGCTTCTGAATCTTGTCTTGGTTAG from the Coffea arabica cultivar ET-39 chromosome 11e, Coffea Arabica ET-39 HiFi, whole genome shotgun sequence genome contains:
- the LOC113717835 gene encoding mediator of RNA polymerase II transcription subunit 27-like, whose translation is MQQQQSSPAPPQTAAISAGAPSSDQQTAEAPPKQVALAMDRLAQAGRLIADIRIGADRLLEALFVAASEPHQQSSKPLQLIVKEEASMRQYLQDLRTIGKQLEDSGVLNESLRSRSNSWGLHMPLVCPDGAVVAYAWKRQLAGQAGASAVDRTRLALKAFTDQKRRFFPHLDDAASVESAKKKHCAPVVLEELSELRTLSDILTLVEKEVPNVKTSTYQRLEWLKRASLLPSCESSIESSKDHGFHSKFRQGSVSNVTADKVSVIELLFPSIFRAIISLHPSGSTVPDAVAFFSPDEGGSYMHARGFSAYNVFRHITEHASLALQYFVGINAETALYTLLHWVCSYRTILTKVCSKCGRLLTMDQQSGLLLPPVFRPYRHFSAGKVSSKSSSSEDQSANPIEAFHVACYSEAA